In Salvelinus sp. IW2-2015 linkage group LG23, ASM291031v2, whole genome shotgun sequence, a genomic segment contains:
- the LOC111950764 gene encoding protein C-ets-2 — protein MCDLSMDQVAPLSTGYRSSLKRQAAFDLFEDPMSLFSGYFLPSDDEQSFQEVPSGLNCVSHDMGPCSVPLLTPCSKAVMSQALKDSFSGFSKVQRCCGISNNPHKWTKQHVMQWLHWAASEFSLANVHFFKFDMNGQELCDLGKESFLDLAPDFVGDILWEHLDQMMKECQEREESKSLSSVVPSVTNWMSSVGFSLEETQCALQVPDNSGSLLKELFETADKTTLLTRDQEFSMFSKPQLSTVNVSYIRSNPDAGQLSKAFSSQDQSLCSLESMDSFEGPESMLQSWGSQSSLADNQRVPSHDSFEDECNSSTLSLGNQGLSFKDYVQERNEPVELGKPVIPAAVLAGFTGSGPIQLWQFLLELLTDKSCQAIISWTGDGWEFKLTDPDEVARRWGRRKNKPKMNYEKLSRGLRYYYDKNIIHKTSGKRYVYRFVCDLQNLLGYSAEELHIMLGVQPDTED, from the exons ATGTGTGACCTCAGCATGGACCAAGTGGCCCCCTTGTCCACTGGCTATCGCTCCAGCCTCAAG CGGCAGGCAGCGTTTGACCTTTTTGAAGATCCCATGTCTCTGTTCTCGGGATACTTCCTCCCCTCAGATGATGAGCAGTCTTTTCAGGAGGTGCCCTCTGGCCTCAACTGTGTCTCACATG ACATGGGCCCTTGCTCTGTTCCACTTTTGACCCCGTGCAGTAAGGCAGTGATGAGTCAGGCCTTGAAGGACAGCTTCAGTGGCTTCTCCAAGGTCCAACGCTGCTGTGGCATCTCCAACA ACCCCCATAAGTGGACCAAGCAGCACGTGATGCAGTGGCTCCACTGGGCAGCCAGTGAGTTCAGCCTGGCCAACGTCCACTTCTTTAAGTTTGACATGAACGGCCAGGAGCTGTGTGACCTGGGCAAGGAGAGCTTCCTAGACCTGGCCCCAGACTTTGTGGGCGACATCCTGTGGGAGCACCTGGACCAGATGATGAAAG AATGTCAAGAGAGAGAAGAATCCAAAAGCCTCAGCAGTGTTGTGCCCTCAGTAACcaactggatgagctctgttg gcttcagtctggaggaaaccCAGTGTGCCCTGCAGGTGCCTGACAACAGCGGTAGTCTGCTGAAAGAACTGTTTGAGACTGCGGACAAGACTACCCTGCTGACCCGAGATCAGGAGTTCTCCATGTTCTCTAAGCCCCAACTGAGCACGGTCAACGTCAGCTACATCAGGAGCAACCCAGACGCAGGACAACTCTCCAAAGCCT TCTCGTCCCAGGACCAGAGTTTGTGTTCATTGGAGAGCATGGACAGCTTTGAGGGGCCAGAGTCCATGCTGCAATCCTGGGGTAGCCAGTCTTCTCTGGCGGACAACCAGAGGGTGCCGTCCCACGACAGCTTTGAGGACGAGTGCAACAGCAGCACCCTGAGCCTGGGGAATCAGGGCCTATCCTTCAAGGACTACGTCCAGGAGAGGAACGAGCCTGTGGAACTGGGAAAGCCTGTCATACCTGCTGCCGTGCTGGCTGGCTTCACTG GAAGCGGTCCTATCCAGCTGTGGCAGTTCCTGCTGGAGCTCCTGACTGATAAGAGTTGTCAGGCCATCATCAGCTGGACGGGAGACGGCTGGGAGTTCAAACTCACTGACCCAGATGAG gTGGCTAGACGCTGGGGCCGCAGGAAGAACAAGCCCAAGATGAACTACGAGAAGCTGAGCCGTGGCCTGCGATACTACTACGACAAGAACATCATCCACAAGACCTCGGGCAAGCGATACGTCTACCGCTTCGTCTGCGACCTGCAGAATCTTCTGGGCTACTCGGCCGAAGAGCTCCACATCATGCTAGGGGTCCAGCCTGACACTGAGGATTGA